In one Catenovulum adriaticum genomic region, the following are encoded:
- a CDS encoding divalent metal cation transporter, producing MPQSNTQAPLDNTSEQGSAQNNKQLAQLRAIKDKAWYARVPTYLKLSGPGWLQGAMTLGGGSAVTSLTIGALFGYDLLWVQPIAMLIGCIMLFALSQQTLHTQKKPFNSMKKHVSVYIAWGWAIAAFASSIIWGFAHYPLSAGMLEEIIVVSTGFEVDKSNTLTRDLYLLALAIIIWAGCAFTAWQYGNHDANDPNKSNRAVTWFENSIKILSGLIIIAFAWVVISASLNGKVDWSAVMAGYIPTSLPNDSQGVTVVMAALGSAVGINMTFIYGYTLLHKKWTSEHIELSRYDIGVGLVVPYILVTSLISIAAAGAFYGSDLDIQGKLSPTQAGTMFMSAGLDEVTSRLIFAFGILGMAVGSLVMHMLCCGSAAAAMFNWPETSIKYKLALLAPTPAVLGVFVWSTMGAYVVLPTSAICGFLLPIAYIGWAILNNKKSYMGDAIQTGFKKHAFNLAMALCIITVLASVTYSTLVKLGYI from the coding sequence ATGCCTCAATCAAACACTCAAGCGCCTCTTGATAACACAAGTGAACAAGGAAGCGCTCAAAATAATAAGCAACTAGCGCAGCTACGAGCAATAAAAGATAAAGCTTGGTACGCCCGAGTCCCAACTTATTTAAAATTAAGCGGCCCAGGATGGCTACAAGGCGCAATGACATTAGGGGGCGGTAGTGCGGTCACCTCATTAACTATAGGCGCATTATTTGGCTACGATTTATTATGGGTTCAGCCCATTGCCATGCTCATTGGCTGTATTATGTTATTTGCACTTTCGCAGCAAACTTTGCATACCCAAAAGAAACCTTTCAATTCAATGAAAAAACACGTAAGTGTTTATATTGCATGGGGCTGGGCTATTGCTGCATTTGCATCCAGTATTATATGGGGTTTTGCACACTATCCGCTTAGCGCCGGCATGCTTGAAGAAATCATAGTGGTATCCACCGGGTTTGAAGTAGATAAAAGCAACACCCTAACCCGCGATTTATACCTACTCGCTTTAGCCATTATTATTTGGGCAGGCTGCGCCTTTACCGCTTGGCAATATGGCAACCACGATGCCAATGACCCAAATAAAAGTAATCGCGCTGTTACTTGGTTTGAAAACAGCATCAAAATTTTAAGTGGACTAATTATTATTGCATTTGCTTGGGTTGTGATTAGCGCTTCACTTAATGGCAAAGTTGATTGGTCGGCTGTTATGGCGGGTTATATCCCAACATCGTTACCAAATGACAGCCAAGGGGTTACCGTAGTAATGGCCGCGTTAGGTAGCGCAGTCGGTATTAACATGACTTTTATTTATGGCTATACCCTACTTCATAAAAAATGGACATCAGAACATATTGAACTATCAAGATACGATATCGGTGTTGGTTTAGTAGTACCTTACATTTTAGTCACCAGCTTAATTTCTATTGCTGCAGCTGGTGCGTTTTACGGCTCCGATTTAGACATTCAAGGTAAACTCAGCCCAACCCAAGCAGGCACTATGTTTATGTCTGCAGGTTTAGACGAAGTAACCAGCCGACTCATTTTTGCATTTGGTATTTTAGGTATGGCGGTTGGCTCACTCGTTATGCACATGCTTTGTTGTGGCTCAGCAGCAGCCGCTATGTTTAACTGGCCAGAAACCAGCATAAAATACAAACTTGCTTTATTAGCCCCTACCCCAGCCGTATTAGGGGTTTTTGTATGGTCAACCATGGGCGCATACGTGGTATTACCCACTTCAGCTATTTGCGGCTTTTTATTACCTATTGCTTACATTGGCTGGGCTATTTTAAACAACAAAAAAAGCTATATGGGCGATGCTATTCAAACTGGTTTTAAAAAACATGCATTCAATTTAGCCATGGCGCTTTGCATTATTACCGTATTAGCCAGTGTCACTTATTCAACCTTAGTTAAATTAGGATATATTTAA
- a CDS encoding MATE family efflux transporter, producing the protein MLQFIRPIFKLAWPIFITQSIQTLMVTVDLLMSAQVSEADMAAVGTSLSIWHPAYFFCMGVIMVLAPVLSHAYGESNYKKLGQYFNQGLWLAIITCVFTLFILAFSKDFLAILNLEPKLQSIGSEYLFYLSFGLPFVCLISCFRFLNEAVGQTKPLMILSVLAMLLNIPLNWIFIYGFLDIIPAFGGAGCGIATSISTGLLLLGFICVTFIRPLTKQALSEFRLSWPVFSELSYLIKIGIPIGFTIFMELALFGAVALAIATHGTYPAAAHQIALNVTTNFYMVPLSLGMATTVLIGQKLGQKQTIQAKKVAQSGMVMCIAFALFSCTTIMLSRSWVIPLFSDSLPVFTIAMSLLFWAALFQMSDGIQTIIAASLRGYADTQKPMLLVLLSYWLIGFPMGYILAETNLIISAMGVSAYWIGLLISLSMSAILLTIRLLYFWRKPCAQLNQ; encoded by the coding sequence TTGCTTCAATTTATTCGTCCTATTTTCAAACTCGCCTGGCCTATTTTTATCACCCAAAGTATTCAAACTTTAATGGTGACGGTTGATTTATTAATGTCTGCACAAGTGAGTGAGGCTGACATGGCCGCAGTAGGTACTAGTTTATCTATTTGGCACCCAGCATACTTTTTTTGTATGGGCGTTATTATGGTATTAGCCCCCGTATTGTCACACGCCTATGGTGAAAGTAATTATAAAAAACTCGGCCAATATTTTAATCAAGGGCTGTGGCTCGCGATCATTACCTGTGTATTTACTTTGTTTATTTTGGCTTTTTCAAAAGATTTTTTAGCCATTTTAAATTTAGAGCCCAAATTACAATCTATTGGCAGCGAATATCTATTTTATTTAAGCTTTGGCTTACCCTTTGTATGTTTAATTTCATGCTTTAGATTTTTAAATGAAGCGGTTGGACAAACCAAACCATTAATGATTTTAAGTGTACTTGCCATGCTTTTAAATATCCCACTTAACTGGATATTTATATACGGATTTTTAGATATTATCCCAGCATTTGGTGGCGCCGGTTGTGGTATTGCAACCAGTATCTCTACCGGTTTATTGTTGCTCGGTTTTATCTGTGTTACATTTATTCGTCCACTTACAAAACAAGCGCTTAGCGAATTTCGTTTAAGCTGGCCCGTATTTAGTGAGCTTTCTTATTTAATAAAAATAGGCATCCCAATTGGGTTTACTATTTTTATGGAGCTTGCGTTATTTGGCGCCGTTGCTCTGGCTATTGCAACGCATGGTACTTACCCTGCAGCAGCTCATCAAATTGCCTTAAATGTCACCACCAATTTTTATATGGTCCCGCTCAGCCTAGGCATGGCAACCACGGTATTAATTGGCCAAAAACTCGGTCAAAAACAAACAATACAAGCCAAAAAAGTTGCGCAATCGGGTATGGTAATGTGTATTGCCTTTGCATTATTTTCTTGTACTACCATTATGCTTTCACGTAGTTGGGTTATTCCCCTTTTTAGCGATTCGTTACCTGTATTTACCATTGCAATGTCACTATTATTTTGGGCTGCGTTATTTCAAATGTCAGATGGGATCCAAACTATCATTGCAGCCAGTTTACGCGGATATGCAGACACTCAAAAACCTATGTTATTGGTATTATTATCTTATTGGTTAATCGGGTTTCCTATGGGTTATATACTTGCCGAAACCAATTTAATTATATCGGCCATGGGGGTTAGTGCCTATTGGATAGGTTTATTGATCAGTTTATCTATGTCGGCCATACTACTAACGATAAGGCTTCTTTATTTTTGGCGAAAACCATGTGCGCAGCTCAACCAATAA
- a CDS encoding Gfo/Idh/MocA family protein, producing MKEIRLGIIGLGNIAQQHINNIIQGEVANCKITAVASRNKTPLADEIGAQHFSHYSELMDSGLVDAVLIATPTLSHFEMSEYALKRHLHVMLEKPIGLSSYEGEQLLKLVPQGCQFALMLNQRTDPTYAKIKQTVDSGVLGKIQRTHWTMTNWFRPDIYFNVSDWRATWKGEGGGLLVNQCIHNLDIFQWVCGLPSQITAFSEFGKYHPIEVEDEVTAYLRYDNQATGVFIGSTGEAPGVNRFDIIGDKGSLHFDSGKLIQKLNNQSTSEFCHTTTDMFGMPEVAETDISTTEKVNQHAIIMNNFIDAINQGTPLIAPADAGLASLDIANAILLSSWQQQSINLPLDRIAYQQELEQKISQSSLREKSNVTATVDMSKSYR from the coding sequence ATGAAAGAAATTAGATTAGGTATTATCGGATTGGGCAACATAGCCCAACAACACATCAATAATATTATTCAGGGTGAAGTAGCCAATTGTAAAATTACGGCAGTTGCATCACGTAACAAAACCCCATTAGCAGATGAAATTGGTGCACAGCATTTTAGTCATTACAGCGAATTAATGGATTCAGGTTTAGTGGATGCCGTATTAATTGCCACCCCTACGCTTTCTCATTTTGAAATGTCAGAATACGCCTTAAAGCGACATTTGCATGTCATGTTAGAAAAGCCGATTGGGCTATCATCTTATGAAGGCGAACAACTACTTAAATTAGTGCCGCAAGGTTGCCAGTTTGCGTTAATGCTCAACCAACGAACTGATCCCACTTACGCTAAAATTAAACAAACCGTTGATTCAGGCGTACTCGGTAAAATTCAACGCACCCATTGGACAATGACTAACTGGTTTAGACCCGACATTTATTTTAACGTAAGCGACTGGCGCGCGACATGGAAAGGCGAAGGCGGCGGTTTATTAGTTAATCAGTGCATTCATAATTTAGACATTTTTCAGTGGGTTTGTGGCTTACCATCGCAAATTACCGCATTTAGTGAATTTGGTAAGTATCATCCCATAGAAGTAGAAGACGAAGTTACCGCCTATTTACGATACGACAATCAGGCAACAGGCGTATTTATTGGCTCTACTGGCGAAGCGCCCGGTGTAAACAGATTCGATATTATCGGTGATAAAGGCAGCTTGCATTTTGACTCAGGTAAATTGATTCAAAAGCTTAATAACCAAAGCACTTCTGAATTTTGTCATACCACTACCGATATGTTTGGCATGCCAGAAGTTGCTGAAACAGACATAAGTACGACTGAAAAAGTCAATCAACACGCCATTATTATGAATAACTTTATCGATGCCATTAATCAAGGTACACCTTTAATTGCACCGGCTGATGCCGGACTGGCATCGTTAGATATTGCCAATGCCATTTTGTTATCTTCATGGCAGCAGCAAAGTATTAACTTACCGTTAGACAGAATCGCGTATCAACAAGAGCTTGAGCAAAAAATAAGTCAATCTAGTTTACGTGAAAAATCAAACGTAACGGCAACCGTAGATATGAGTAAATCATATCGCTAA
- the gltA gene encoding citrate synthase, which translates to MADKKAILTIDGQQIELPIMSGTLGQDVIDVRSLGKFGHFTFDPGFLATGSCESEITFIDGANGVLLHRGYPISQLATQADYLEVCYLLLHGEAPSEEEYQEFVSTIKNHTMVHEGIEFFFRGFRRDAHPMAMLCGLVGALSSFYHRDLDITDPEQRVRCATRLVAKLPTIAAMCYKYSISQPFVYPKNALSYSENFLNMMFSVPAEDYKIEPAVAKAMDRIFTLHADHEQNASTSTVRLAGSSGANPYACIAAGIASLWGPAHGGANEACLNMLEEIGSVDRIDEYVARAKDKNDPFRLMGFGHRVYKNFDPRAKVMRETCHEVLEALGINDPLLDIAMRLEQIALEDEYFISKKLYPNVDFYSGIILKAIGIPTNMFTVIFAMSRTIGWISHWHEMLSQPGAKIGRPRQLYTGANEREFQPIKK; encoded by the coding sequence ATGGCTGACAAGAAAGCCATCCTTACTATTGACGGACAACAAATAGAATTACCTATTATGTCCGGTACTCTAGGCCAAGATGTAATCGATGTCCGTTCTTTAGGTAAGTTTGGTCACTTCACATTTGACCCAGGTTTTTTAGCCACTGGTTCTTGTGAATCTGAAATCACCTTTATTGATGGTGCAAATGGTGTATTACTACACCGTGGTTACCCTATTTCTCAACTAGCAACACAAGCTGACTACTTAGAAGTTTGTTACTTGTTACTTCACGGCGAAGCGCCTTCTGAAGAAGAGTATCAAGAATTTGTTAGTACCATCAAAAACCATACAATGGTTCACGAAGGTATTGAGTTTTTCTTTAGAGGCTTCCGTAGAGACGCCCACCCAATGGCGATGTTATGTGGCCTAGTTGGTGCATTGTCTTCTTTCTATCACAGAGATTTAGATATCACCGACCCTGAGCAAAGAGTTCGCTGTGCGACTCGCTTAGTAGCTAAGTTACCAACCATTGCTGCCATGTGTTACAAATACAGTATCAGTCAGCCATTTGTTTATCCTAAAAATGCCTTATCTTATTCTGAAAACTTTTTAAACATGATGTTTTCAGTACCAGCAGAAGATTATAAAATTGAACCTGCTGTTGCTAAAGCAATGGATAGAATTTTCACTTTGCATGCTGATCATGAGCAAAACGCATCAACGTCTACTGTTCGTTTAGCTGGCTCTTCTGGTGCTAACCCTTATGCATGTATTGCTGCAGGTATTGCGTCACTATGGGGACCTGCGCACGGTGGTGCGAATGAAGCTTGTTTAAATATGCTAGAAGAAATCGGTTCTGTTGACCGTATCGATGAGTATGTTGCAAGAGCAAAAGACAAAAATGACCCGTTCCGTTTAATGGGCTTTGGCCATCGAGTTTACAAAAACTTTGATCCACGAGCTAAAGTAATGCGTGAAACTTGTCATGAAGTACTAGAAGCATTAGGTATTAACGACCCATTATTAGACATTGCAATGCGTCTTGAGCAAATTGCATTAGAAGATGAATACTTTATTAGCAAAAAATTATATCCGAACGTTGATTTTTATTCGGGTATTATATTAAAAGCAATTGGTATTCCAACTAATATGTTTACCGTTATTTTTGCGATGTCTAGAACAATCGGTTGGATCTCACATTGGCATGAAATGCTTAGCCAACCAGGTGCTAAAATTGGCCGTCCTCGCCAGCTTTATACCGGTGCAAATGAACGAGAATTTCAACCCATTAAAAAATAA
- the sdhD gene encoding succinate dehydrogenase, hydrophobic membrane anchor protein — MVANAASLGRSGVHDYVLIRASAIVLMAYSLFMVGFFITTPDLSYVQWTQLFSSIWVKVFTLLTLLALLVHAWIGLWQVLTDYVKPTCIRISLQFLLNIAALAYVATGITVLWGV; from the coding sequence ATGGTAGCAAATGCAGCATCTTTAGGCCGCAGCGGCGTTCACGATTATGTTTTAATAAGAGCCTCTGCAATTGTTTTAATGGCGTACAGTTTATTTATGGTTGGCTTTTTCATAACCACGCCAGATTTAAGTTACGTTCAGTGGACTCAATTATTTTCTTCAATTTGGGTTAAAGTTTTTACTTTATTAACTTTGCTTGCTTTGTTAGTTCATGCTTGGATTGGTTTATGGCAGGTTTTAACTGATTATGTAAAACCAACTTGTATTCGTATTAGTTTGCAATTTTTATTGAATATTGCTGCGCTTGCCTATGTGGCAACAGGCATAACTGTATTGTGGGGTGTGTAA
- a CDS encoding Gfo/Idh/MocA family protein translates to MSDKNQSQTLNTQDNNPVKKPDIKDGANYAPVGKAVKVVKENEFIFSVAYLDHGHIHGQTNGLLQAGATLKYVYDTDEKRLAEFCKKYPQAQVADSFEQILNDQQTQLVAAAAIPNLRADIGIQVMQAGKDYFTDKSPFTSLEQLENVKQVVEQTGQIYAVYYAERLHNEAAWQAGELIKQGRIGRVLQVINLAPHRLSKDKRPDWFFDKQQYGGILTDIGSHQVEQFLTYAGEPNATLNFARASNLNNADKPGLEDFGEISMTGQNGSSFYTRVDWFTPDGQATWGDGRTFIIGTQGNIEIRKYNDVARQAPASKLFVTDGQQEQEIDCYGESSFPYFGQLILDVLNRTEHSMTQAHTFKAAELSLLAQQFADRNPN, encoded by the coding sequence ATGAGCGATAAGAACCAATCCCAAACGCTTAACACACAAGATAACAATCCGGTTAAAAAACCAGATATAAAAGACGGCGCAAACTATGCGCCTGTCGGCAAAGCGGTAAAAGTCGTTAAAGAAAACGAATTTATTTTTTCGGTAGCCTATCTAGACCATGGCCATATTCATGGTCAAACCAACGGTTTATTACAAGCAGGTGCTACCTTAAAATATGTTTACGACACAGATGAAAAACGCCTTGCTGAATTTTGCAAAAAATATCCGCAAGCCCAAGTCGCAGACTCATTTGAACAAATTTTAAATGACCAACAAACGCAATTAGTCGCTGCAGCGGCCATTCCTAATTTGCGTGCAGATATAGGCATTCAAGTAATGCAAGCCGGCAAAGACTACTTTACCGACAAATCACCTTTTACCAGCCTAGAACAACTTGAAAACGTAAAACAAGTTGTAGAACAAACCGGCCAAATTTACGCCGTTTATTACGCTGAACGGTTACACAATGAAGCCGCATGGCAAGCGGGTGAATTAATAAAACAAGGTAGAATCGGCCGCGTATTACAAGTGATTAACTTGGCACCGCATCGGCTGTCAAAAGACAAACGCCCTGACTGGTTTTTTGATAAACAGCAATACGGCGGCATTTTAACCGATATAGGTTCACATCAGGTTGAACAATTTTTAACTTACGCTGGCGAGCCAAATGCAACACTTAATTTTGCCCGCGCCAGTAACTTAAATAATGCAGACAAACCCGGCTTAGAAGATTTTGGCGAAATTTCAATGACAGGCCAAAACGGCAGCTCCTTTTACACCCGGGTAGACTGGTTTACCCCAGACGGACAAGCCACTTGGGGCGACGGCCGTACTTTTATTATTGGCACCCAAGGTAATATCGAAATTAGAAAATATAATGATGTAGCCCGCCAAGCGCCAGCGTCTAAATTATTTGTTACCGACGGCCAGCAAGAGCAAGAGATTGACTGTTATGGTGAATCAAGTTTTCCTTATTTTGGACAACTTATTTTGGATGTACTCAATCGCACTGAGCATTCAATGACACAAGCTCATACCTTTAAAGCGGCTGAGTTAAGCTTACTTGCTCAACAATTTGCCGACCGCAATCCAAACTAA
- the sdhC gene encoding succinate dehydrogenase cytochrome b556 subunit gives MKKQRPVNLELTTISFPASAIASILHRISGVIMFFAMGILMWLLAKSLSSPSGFDMVSQWSDTFFAKFIYWGILTALAYHLIGGVRHIIQDMGYWEELESGQSSAIISFALTLILSVLAGVWLW, from the coding sequence GTGAAAAAGCAAAGACCAGTCAATTTAGAGCTAACAACCATTAGCTTTCCGGCTTCCGCAATTGCTTCCATCTTGCACCGTATTTCCGGTGTCATCATGTTTTTTGCAATGGGCATTTTAATGTGGCTATTAGCTAAATCTTTGTCATCGCCAAGTGGTTTTGACATGGTTTCGCAATGGTCAGATACATTTTTTGCCAAGTTTATCTATTGGGGTATTTTAACCGCATTGGCATATCACCTTATTGGTGGCGTCCGCCATATCATTCAGGATATGGGATATTGGGAAGAACTTGAATCAGGTCAGTCAAGTGCAATCATTAGTTTTGCGCTGACATTGATTCTGTCGGTATTAGCGGGAGTATGGTTATGGTAG
- a CDS encoding DUF3080 family protein, which produces MCAAQPITQSIKRYFSLFIVIYLLASCGETELTREWRKYPERIANLTDTSLKSYPDALNQIRLSPADKKQYHIQINAIELNLFKALSISDCNLQRYVGERNSSLGKVHTPTNRLIYERQLLDSLNFCTSINESAHQLILTQLKTKKNNNWPAIINNYLLNSEPSTTILASSSTLLESDSTGFNASLHFIEQLTRFTQTQQAVKSDTITQFKLSAAQLYNRAFLSRLFYTLEYTSYQLNQVTWLLQKQINKQACKTNFKPVEIEYLHNVFIKYYASILQPHLTKLNRMQLQLAPKIAKLWQHSRIQQSQFGQRYLNNAHDSVFHEFELSIKNHTQNWQTLLKQCQLMPTS; this is translated from the coding sequence ATGTGCGCAGCTCAACCAATAACTCAATCAATAAAAAGGTATTTTAGTTTATTCATCGTCATTTACTTACTTGCAAGTTGTGGTGAAACAGAGTTAACTCGTGAATGGCGAAAATACCCCGAACGCATAGCCAACTTAACAGACACTTCATTAAAAAGTTATCCTGATGCTCTAAACCAAATCCGGCTTAGCCCAGCGGATAAAAAACAATATCACATTCAAATTAATGCCATCGAGCTTAATTTATTTAAAGCGTTATCAATTAGCGATTGTAATTTACAACGGTATGTTGGTGAACGAAATTCTAGTTTAGGTAAAGTACATACCCCAACCAACCGGCTCATTTACGAACGCCAATTGCTCGATAGTTTAAATTTTTGTACCAGTATAAATGAGTCTGCTCATCAACTGATACTGACGCAATTAAAAACTAAAAAAAATAATAACTGGCCAGCAATCATTAATAACTACCTATTAAACTCAGAACCTTCAACCACGATTTTAGCGTCAAGTTCAACCCTGTTAGAGTCTGATAGCACAGGTTTTAATGCAAGTTTACATTTTATTGAACAATTAACTCGCTTTACTCAAACGCAACAAGCTGTCAAGTCAGACACTATTACTCAATTCAAATTGAGTGCCGCTCAATTATATAACCGCGCTTTTTTAAGTCGGCTTTTTTACACATTAGAATACACAAGCTATCAATTAAATCAGGTAACTTGGCTATTACAAAAACAAATTAACAAACAAGCCTGTAAAACCAATTTTAAACCCGTTGAAATTGAATATTTGCACAACGTGTTTATCAAATATTATGCCAGCATATTACAACCACACTTAACTAAACTAAATCGAATGCAGCTACAACTAGCGCCTAAAATCGCTAAATTATGGCAACACAGCCGTATCCAACAAAGTCAATTTGGACAAAGATATTTAAATAATGCTCATGATTCGGTTTTTCATGAGTTTGAGCTTAGTATTAAAAATCACACTCAAAACTGGCAAACTTTATTAAAACAGTGTCAACTTATGCCTACATCTTAA
- a CDS encoding PVC-type heme-binding CxxCH protein produces MKKRIKLNIPLCAIILSLSGCQSQDQNQSVVTSPTHEHKHEQAQSKPGDRKGHVMDEVVPRDVIPKAPILNLEEALASFEIHPDFELETIAHDPLIFDPLVIQYDAAGRIWALEMTTYMPNTQADGEMKHESQIIVLTDTDKDGKMDDRQVIIGNILLPRALAFIQGGILWADHTKLYFSKVTEQNGKFKLEKTEVVDPTYAKGGNIEHKTNSLLFNLDNWYYNAKSAKRYRPYPLDAELPKDAKEIYRNEHWKMALASTEYRGQWGLTKDDYGRLYFNDNWTPIKTTSFLPNVANRNPKHKFPPEILQQALGTNTIYPIRVTPGINRGYQEGNYREGYKLKYHTAACGPVIYRGNQFPEKYYGIGLVQEPAANLIKATKITEQNGVVSGQDLFNEQEILASTDERFRPVNAYNSPDGTITIVDFYHGILQHRTFLTSYLAEQIKMRDLERSKHIGRLYRLKYKNAPLPKVDYLNDLSATELVPFLTHNNGWHRDMAQQLLVMKQDKSAIAELKKLSLNTTNPLAQIKALWTLEGLGIVDFELIKQVSTSANSKVKRSLYRLVELLPTNGQIKTWVQTQVATVNSETAPILSLAAGTHQVWPALSSLINQFGINDFTFAALASHENDYLQNQAEHISAQAKAKITAVANYVKANDNKLALTTAQRESVNRGKALYNGEAACFGCHGANGEGNTMIPPLNNSEWVVGSEKRLAAILLHGFSGPIEVNGKTFTSPMTMPGLAQNPAMTDEHLADISSYIRHAWDNNAKPVKAKTFKKLRAATQTQSKPYTVETIKNIK; encoded by the coding sequence ATGAAAAAAAGAATTAAATTGAATATCCCACTTTGTGCAATTATACTCTCCCTTTCGGGTTGCCAAAGCCAAGATCAAAACCAATCAGTTGTAACTTCGCCTACTCACGAACATAAACATGAGCAAGCCCAATCAAAGCCGGGAGATCGCAAAGGTCATGTTATGGATGAAGTTGTTCCCCGCGATGTTATTCCAAAAGCACCGATTTTAAATTTAGAAGAAGCTTTAGCCTCTTTTGAAATTCATCCTGACTTTGAATTAGAAACCATTGCGCACGATCCACTCATATTTGATCCGCTTGTGATTCAGTACGATGCAGCTGGCCGTATCTGGGCTTTAGAAATGACCACCTATATGCCAAACACTCAAGCTGATGGTGAAATGAAGCATGAAAGCCAAATTATTGTATTAACCGATACCGACAAAGACGGCAAAATGGACGACCGTCAGGTTATTATTGGAAACATTTTGCTACCGAGGGCACTCGCCTTTATTCAAGGCGGAATCCTATGGGCAGACCATACTAAACTCTACTTTTCAAAGGTAACAGAGCAAAATGGAAAGTTTAAATTAGAGAAGACAGAAGTCGTTGATCCCACATACGCTAAAGGCGGTAATATTGAACATAAAACCAATAGCTTATTATTCAATTTAGATAACTGGTATTACAATGCAAAATCTGCAAAACGATACCGCCCTTACCCTTTAGATGCTGAACTACCAAAAGATGCAAAAGAAATTTACCGCAACGAGCATTGGAAAATGGCCTTGGCCAGTACCGAGTACCGAGGCCAGTGGGGGTTAACAAAAGACGATTACGGCCGTTTGTACTTTAACGATAACTGGACACCCATTAAAACCACCTCATTTTTACCTAATGTTGCTAATCGAAATCCTAAACATAAATTCCCACCCGAAATTTTACAGCAAGCATTAGGCACAAACACTATTTACCCTATTCGCGTAACACCTGGCATTAACCGTGGGTATCAAGAAGGTAATTACCGCGAAGGCTATAAATTAAAGTATCACACAGCAGCCTGTGGGCCTGTAATTTACCGCGGAAATCAATTTCCTGAAAAATATTATGGAATTGGTTTAGTACAAGAACCAGCCGCTAATTTAATAAAAGCGACAAAAATTACCGAACAAAATGGTGTGGTTTCAGGCCAAGATTTATTCAACGAACAAGAAATCTTAGCCTCTACCGATGAAAGGTTCCGTCCTGTAAATGCTTACAACTCACCGGATGGCACCATTACCATCGTTGATTTTTATCATGGCATTTTGCAGCACAGAACATTTTTAACCAGCTATTTAGCTGAACAGATTAAAATGCGAGATTTAGAGCGCAGCAAACACATAGGCCGTTTGTACCGCCTAAAATATAAAAATGCGCCTTTGCCTAAAGTGGATTACTTGAATGATTTATCGGCGACAGAGTTAGTGCCATTTTTAACGCACAACAACGGCTGGCACAGAGACATGGCGCAGCAATTACTGGTCATGAAACAAGATAAGTCCGCTATCGCCGAGTTAAAAAAACTGTCATTAAACACGACAAACCCGCTGGCTCAAATTAAAGCTTTATGGACTTTAGAAGGATTAGGCATAGTCGATTTTGAGCTCATTAAACAAGTATCTACTTCTGCTAACAGCAAAGTAAAACGCAGCTTATATCGTTTAGTTGAGCTTCTGCCAACCAATGGTCAAATAAAAACCTGGGTACAAACACAAGTAGCAACAGTCAATTCAGAAACAGCACCTATTTTAAGTTTAGCAGCTGGCACACACCAAGTATGGCCAGCACTTAGCTCGCTGATTAACCAATTTGGTATTAACGATTTTACTTTTGCTGCCTTAGCGAGTCACGAGAATGATTACCTACAAAATCAAGCAGAGCATATTTCAGCGCAAGCTAAAGCAAAAATTACAGCTGTTGCCAATTATGTAAAAGCAAACGATAACAAATTAGCTTTAACCACTGCCCAGCGTGAAAGCGTGAATCGCGGCAAAGCCTTATATAACGGTGAAGCAGCTTGTTTTGGCTGCCACGGCGCAAATGGTGAGGGCAATACAATGATCCCGCCGCTAAACAATAGCGAATGGGTAGTGGGCTCAGAAAAACGTTTAGCTGCCATTTTATTACATGGCTTTTCTGGCCCGATTGAAGTTAATGGAAAAACTTTTACTTCGCCCATGACAATGCCGGGTTTAGCGCAAAATCCAGCAATGACAGACGAGCACCTAGCGGATATCTCAAGTTACATTCGCCATGCTTGGGATAACAATGCAAAACCAGTAAAAGCTAAGACATTTAAAAAGCTAAGAGCAGCAACCCAAACACAAAGTAAACCTTATACGGTTGAAACCATTAAAAATATTAAATAA